The stretch of DNA ATTGCAACGGCCCAATTATCCTGTAAGTGTGGGTCAGGCATAAGGCAGAGAATTTCTAGTGAGGAGAACTGCCACTTAAAAAGGGGTGCATCCCAAATGTGTACTAATTACTACTATAATTACTGTATAAAGGCTACCATAGAAAAGACATGAAGCTGTGAATGTAATATTGTCTGGGGGAAGAACAATTCTCTTGGATTTTAATTATGGAGACCTAGTCTTAAGGTTGGACTGTCATCCGTATGGCTTTACAGACTGCTATAGATCGAATAAAGTTCCAAGATACAACAGCAAGGGGACATTTTAGAAACCATGCCATATCACTGTTAACTGTTACTGCTATAAATCTATCTAGGGCAGAACATTCTAGTGCCCCCAATTCTTAAAAAAAGAGGTGGTCTTCTGATTGAGCTCTCATCCTTGTGATCTTACAGACTGTTATAGAGTATAACATTCATGATTGAAGAagtattactgtaaataatgtGAGTACAAGTTTCAAGCTAGTTGATTTATGGTTGGTATGTTTAGGTATTGTAATAGAAAAATACGTACACTTGTGGTAACATAACACTTCTGGACTTAAATATCATGTCAGTACTTGGCTTTTAACACCTTATTAATTTGAGGGAGGGGACATTTCTGAAATTAACCCAGGGTTATTATACATAAAATTATACATATAGCCACTTGTTCATTTGTTTATAATGGGTAGTTAGTTAAgttcaaaaatgtattttaacttGTCAAGGCCAAggcctgttagtgatcatgactgACCACAGCTGGTAGCTATGTGTCCACACAAAAAGGGTTGGTTTGACGGCAGATCTAAGAAGGATGACTGTAGATTTACACAAGCCAGGAATGGTCATTTTCTGACCACATGGACATAGAAAACATTTTCTGGAAGAACTTTTTATGTTCAGATAAGACAAAGATGTTTGGAGaagtaaaggtgaggcattcaacccctcaaacactgtaccaactgtaaagcatggtggtgggagcatcatgctctggggctgttttgctgctagTGGCAGTGGTGACAGTGCACAGTGTGGATGGAATAATTCTTCAGTATTACCTCAAACCATTGGCTTAACCTGGACACAgttgggtgttccaacaggacaatgaccccaaacacacaccaaaTGTGTTTGATGggatggataaagcaggctaattCTAAGTTTATGGAATGGCTTTcgcaaagtcctgacctcataTATGTAGAAACCTGCCAAGAAGAGTGgtcagaagcttgttgatggctaccaaaagtgtCTGGTTCAGATGCAACtgtatatgatgatgatgactgtCAAACTTTTACTGTAAAACATCATAACATCATAACATCAACAAGTTTAACTGATGCAGTAAAAATAATGTTTATGCCAGATGTGTTTCTCTAAAACCACTGTCATGGTTGAATTATCATCCCTGTTACCTTATAAACTGATACAGAACTGAAAAGATGACGAATTTGAAAATATTGCTGTAATTAAGGTGGGACAAAGTGACCGTAAGAAGAAGAcacaaaataatgtattttttttaccataggTGGACTTTTCACTCTCAAGACAGTCTTATAGACTACTATAGACCTGAAATAATGACTATTGTGTAAGTACTGCTGTATAAGAGGTTAGTGGCTGTTGCTTTTAATTATTTCCTGGCTGTTGCTACACTGAGGCAATttcctgcagtttttttttcagcattaCTACAGTATAATGAACCAATTCTAGTAAAACAGACATGCGCTCGTCTGTTACCTAAGCTTGCTAACATTACTAGTCAAACTCTTTCCAGCTCGTATTTTTCAGCTGATAAACAGTCTATGTGAAGATGTAGTAAACTGATACCAAGCATGAAAAATGGTGTTGAAAGCTTGATTTCCTTCAACTTATCTCCTTGCTGCCATTCTATGGTACTGCATTGCTGTGTAATGCTAGTTACACTGCACTGGCTAGTACACCAGTGTGCATAGCATTACCAAAATAAACTATTTGTACATGATATTTTGGTAAATTTTAATATCTAGCAACATTTTTGTTAATGATATCATCGGTTAGGTGAAAGAGTAACATTACAAAATAAACGTGTGTTGGTGCACTAGCTAGAATGAGCTATCTTCATTTGATGAGGCTCGTCACTGACTTTTAATTTAATACctatgtatttaaaacattttttacaataaatattGAATGAATTTTCTGTgataaaaacagtgtaaaaatatttgttgTGACACAAAATGTGATAACAAATACAGTGCTGtgattattgctgtaataacaggttacagtgttattattattactgtaataaaaatacagtaGTTTTATGGATACTGTAATTGAAAGTACAGTATGAATACTGTTACATTTACTACAGCAACTTCCCAGCTAATTGCTGCCATCAAGTTACTGTCCAGTTTACTGTGTCCGTTTTATAGTGTAGCATTACATATGCAATGCTGCCACCTGTTGTCGCAATACGTTTATTATCTGAAATGAACACGTCTTGAAGAcgatttttctgtttctatttttgcacataaaagaaaagaatgacAAATGTCTATAAAATAAATTAGTGATTTTGTAATTATAATATGACATTGCATTTAACTGAATTTGACCAAAtaaaaccaagaaaagaaaCCTAAAACTAAAGTCCCTGTTTGCTTCCTAGACTAGCACAGTCCAGGCTGcaccgggttatcgataacagggttgtgggttcgattcccaggcttggcaagctgccactgttgggcccttgagcaaggccctttaccctctctgctccccgggcgctggagttggctgcccaccgctctggatgtgtgtgtgtactcactgcccctagctcactagtgtgtaccTTGAAGTCTAAATGACCAGCTGTCATTCAATCGGGCGCTGTCCGCGGTGCTGAATCATTGACCTTTCTCGTTAATGTTCTCCAACATTAACAGTTAGGTAGACAGGCATTCCCCTGGCTCTACAAGACTACTGGCACAAACTGAACACTAGATGGAGCAAGTACACGGCTCTGTGAGGCAAGTGGGGCTTGTGCGTACAACCAAATCACTTAACACCTGGCCTGAAATGGCAGCAGGTGCACTTTAATTAAAGCAGCCTGATGTATCACTGTGGGGTGGttaatctaaaaaaaagaaaataaaatttaatgCGGATGATTTGGGAACATGTTTATTaaacaaatttaattaaatatgtcTGTACATGATTATAATGGTTCTTCAAGCATTCTTTAGTAAAATCAGTGGTTCTTTGCCTGatcaagtggttcttctctatgatgaAAATGGTTCTGCAAATGTGCTTCAAAGTCAAAGAGTCCATTTATGGTTCTATATATTCTGGTACCCTTCTCAATACCACATCCTACCCACAAGCAGGAAGTATGATCAGTCTGGCCCTTGCTTAACAGTTGAATCATTATTGTTTTcatattttcttcttttctttgaaCCTAACAGTCTATTAGTCTATTTTAACTCCATCAGTCCACAAAACCTGCTTCCAGATGTTTCTTGTGTCTGGTCAATTCTGATGCTGCATTTTGTGGTGAGTATAGAAGAAAGGTTTTCCTCTAATGATTCTTTCATGAAGGCAATATATGTGCAGATGGTgttgcacagtagaatagtgcaccaccactccagagtcctGATTGTCTTTTGGGGTCAggcagagttttttttttatttgcctttctagcaatttTACAAGCATTTCTCTCTTGAAAGTTTTCATGGTCTTCCAGACCTAAGCTTGACCTCCATCATTACTATTAACCacacatttcttaattacattacaccGTAAAAGAACTTTCAGACAGCAATTAGCTAGTACACTGCTGTAGTAAGTTTAACAGTATGCATACTGTACATTTGATTACAATACCTATAAAATGCTTAAcattttattacagtaataaagATAGCACTGTAACCACTATTACTGCAATAATCACTGCAATGTAAGACTGTTTTTTATTATCACAGTCAATATTACTTCTTTAAAAGCATTAAAATCATTACTGCAGTAATACAGTATAAACTAAGATTGTTATCATATAATACTTTAAAATGAAGAAACACTTTTGCTCTAAATAAATTACTTATTGTatcattattaacattttaaaacattttaatacattagcattattattgttatggctAGCAAGAAAAACACTAGTGTCAAACTTCCCTAAATGGAGCTTGCCATttttcaggctttttttttcaattatcAATAAAACGTTCAAAACTAATAGAAGTATAGGAAGACTGGTGATTTTGGGTAGCTAAAAAACTGGCTATTTTTCTGTGGAATTTCCTTTTAGTGCTATCtgttattgtgtattgtgtattgatTCATtgaatgtttgtgaacaccccttttaataaatgcattcatctactttaagttgcacccattcctGACGTAGATGTGcaaaatgcacacatgcactttgtctagtcactgtaaaaaggtaatgccaatagaattgggCTCTCTAgacagataatcatgaacctattggtaccatgcttaatgccaggcgtgggctggaggggtactgtggaactatgttcttttggatgatggttgatgctcaatccagtacttttgggatgagcagGGAATTTGGGGGTGAGGTAGgatggagatcatccaacatcctgacctcactaatgctcttgtagcagaatgcgatcaaatccttacagcaatgcttcaaaatctagtttAAAGCAGTAAAGTAAaagcatgtgtccaaatacCTTTGACTATATAGTGTCAACAAATATCATAATTTTCAACACTAATTTGTTGCCATATTCCCTATCTTTAATCTGTTAATTCTATGCTCTAGATTTATAAACCAATGGTAGAACACACTGGGATCCTGTCTATATTGctgaatcccccccccccccccccttactgtgCTAGATCCTAACACGCAGCCACAGCGCAAATCAAAAATAGAAAACCGAAACAGACGGTCTAACCTACAAACACGAGCTGTCGAGAAGCAGGCTGTCGGTTCTTTAACTGTCTTCGGATTGGCATAGCACCCTGTCAGGCACCGTATGGAGCGCTATGATTGGAAGGCTGTCAGGGGATCAGCCTGTTTGACAGATCTGTACCGTGTGCGTTTTTTGCCCGGCTACAAATCCCAGGTCCTGCCCCTTCCTCACGCTCTGGCGGGGGCTGCGCGCGCACCGGGGATGCAGAAGGAGTGGCGGGGCGCGCGCGCGTGAACGttgcgcgcgcgcacacacacacacagacgcaagcacgcacgcgcacacacacacacacacacacacactcgagcGGACTGCTTTTCCACGCGCCGTATAACCTCTGGATTATTATTgttcttgcttgtgttttgttttcatttttgttgttggcttgttgtttgttttttttttttctcgtgcCATGGTCCCGTGAGCCGTAGATGGACGCGAACGAGGTCCGGCTGTGAAGTGGCACCCCCGTTCCCCCCACCCCGCCGGGGCAGCGCGCGCGCGACGCAAGGCGAGACGTAGCGTTGGGCGAAGAAACAGAGGGGGCCCGGTGGGTGTTGGTCGCACGAGCTGCGAAACATGGGCACGGTGCTCTCCATCTCCCCGACCTCCAGGAAAGGAGGGGTCGTGGATGAGAAGGCGGCGGAGGCCGGCCGCGGCGCGAGCGGCAAGGCAGAGAAGACCCTCAAGCGTCACTCGGTGCTCATCTCGGCCCTGACGTGGAAGCGCCTGGTGGCCGCGTCGGCTAAGAAGAAGAGCGCCAAGAAGGTGAACCCCAACCCGCCCGCGGCCCAACTCGGGAACCCCGTGGAGCAGCTGAACACCGAGAACCTCAAGAAGTCGCAATCGGGCTCCGAGCGCAAGAAGCCCGGCCCCCTGGCCGTGCCGGTCCCCACGGTCCCCGACAAGAACCTACGAGCTGGACAAGCCCCCAATGGCTCCCAGAGCGGCAAGCAGCTCCTCTCGGTGCAGCGGCAACCCAGCGGCCGCGCCGTCATCTCCCCGCGGCGAGTGGTCGTCCAGGCGTCCACCGGCGAGCTCTTGCGCTGCCTCAGCGAGTTCATGTGCCGCAGGTGCTACAAGCTCAAGGAGCTGAGCCCCAACGAGATCATCCTGTGGTTCCGCAACGTGGACCGCTCGCTGCTCATCCAGGGCTGGCAGGACCAGGGCTTCATCACCCCCGCCAATCTGGTGTTTGTCTACTTGCTGTGCCGCGAGGCCGTGACCGAGGACGTGTCCAGCGAGTACGAGCTGCAGGCCACGTTCCTCACCTGCCTGTACCTGGCCTACTCCTACATGGGCAACGAGATCTCGTACCCACTCAAGCCCTTCCTGGTGGAGACCAACAAGGAGGTGTTCTGGGAGCGATCGCTGCGCATCATCGAGCGCATGAGTGCCAAAATGCTGCGCATCAACGCCGACCCGCACTTCTTCACCGAGGTCTTCCAGGACCTCAAAAACGAGGGGGGCTCCAAGGACGCGGACGGCAAATGGACCAGCAACCTGGACCGCTAAAGGCCCTGGGCTCGCGTTTTTAATTCTCTTGAAgcgaggggagggagagagagaggctgagaggcTCTCTGTTACCTCCATCCCCTGACCACCTCCACCAACAACACCCCCACCGCCCCCTCAAACTCTCTTCTCCACACGCGTCCACCAACAGGCGGATTTGAATGTAAAGGCCGTGTAAAGGGTGACGACGTGGAAAGGTTGCTCTTCACGCCGCTTGAATGAAACGGACAGAGGTTCGCGCACTCCTCGTGGGATGGGGGGCGGTTCATGTTATCATAAATGTGTATAAGACCACCGCGTCGACCCTGTGAATGTCACGAACGAAGGGATGGGGGAGATATCTGGGGTCTATTCATAGTTTACTTAATGCATGCTTTAAGATATTCTCATTGTATCTTCATTGTGGcttttaaaagagaaaaaaacgatagaaaaaaaagaagataaagaagATAAACCTGCTACCTGGTGCTGGGCTACAGTGAGAGGTGTATAAAATGTTTAGCTTGTGCGTCAGTGTTCCAGATCTTTCATTTTTCAAAGTTCTGTTTTTCCTTTCGTCCGGCGTGAGAGACTGGAAAGGCCTGGGCGCAGAGGGAGCTGTCTAAGGTGCTggcctccaacacacacactgctcacactggTCTCCTGTGGCGCCTGATGCTCTATATTTGAACGTTGAATGTACTATTTTCCAACGAAGCGAATTCTCTACCGTCAGAAATGTGCCAATTGTTATAGTATAAAACGtaatgttttatattgtatatttgaACAAATTATATGAATAGAAATATTCCCGGACTCTGTCCTGCTCATTTAACCTGCGTCTCGAAAGGAgggggttcttcaaaggttctttagtacgATTGGTTTTATATTGAGAACCAGGACAATTCAAACGTCGATGATGATGTTTAATGGGTTCGTTTACATTTGAGCTAAGAGTTTCTACAATTGCCATCAGTCAAATTTACATTTCCGCAATATATTAAAGAATCTtccagggttctttagtaaggccacacaacaaaaaaatatcTGGAAGCTTAAATGGTTCAGCTTCTGCTTCTAAATAGCAGAAATGATGGTTCCACTATTGCTAGAAGTCAAATGACCATTTGTGCAGTAATAAAGAATGTTCTAGGTTTCTTTAGTATTagtatggttctgtatagatCCACTGGCTGCTGCAATAGTTTTGCTTGGTtctaaatactaatactacgaaaaaaaacttttttgtaGTGATAAATAATCTTCTAAGTTTCTTAGGTAAGAGTTGTgggtctatatagaaccacttaGTGCTTTCATAATTTTAAGCTTGGTTCTAAATAACAGATTCAAATAAATTCTCTTTACAGTAATAAAGAATCTTCTAGAGTTCTTTAATACATATAGTGTTtacatatagaaccatgacaaatcGAAGAACCAACTAAGCATTGGAATGGTTCCTTTATCtatcatggttctatatataaaCAAAGCATTTGCTAAAGAACTCGAAAAGAGTCTATATTactgcaaaaatggttcttggtGTTGGTTCTGGTTGTAAATGGCaccaaaaaggttccactattgttgaAGAAGCCAAAGAAGCTTTTCTTCAATGTGACGTGGAACACATTGTTGATTTCCCTCATAAAcatgggttcttcaagggttctttagtgaaggcaatggttccatatagagccaagaaccatttgaatgtatCAGTTGTTGTTTATGTGGTTCTGTAGTGCACCAAAATGATGTTTATTCTCTATTATTGAACACTATTTCtgtactacatagaaccattaGCCCTACACCCTTCAAGAGCGTTCAGTAATattaaaggcaatggttctacagAGAACCACAGCATTTAAGTGCTTAAACGGTTATGAAACTCTTGTATGTAGTACTTTTTTATGGTTCTTCTCTTGTATGTGGTTCTTTTGAAGAACACTTTTAAATAGTTCTATATAGCCCCAACACTGGTTCTCTTTCACCGAGATTTTAGAGTTGTCGTGGTTTAATCCAGACCAGATCGGCTCTTCTGCTTTCCTTTTGCTGTACTGAGGCCGGCCTTATTGACAGAAAACGCAACAGCGTGGAGGGGGGCCGGGTTGCTTGGATCTTTACGTCATTCCTTGGCAGGCAGAAGGACCATGTTTGCATGATCGAGATAAACAGGCGGGTAAAGATCGTTAAAGCCCTGCGACTCAAACATTAGTCTAGTGCCTACATGCTGTAACAGCAGCTTTTGATGGGTACGTGAAACGCCTGGTGCGGTTAGAATCATCACATCCTTCCTTATAAAGGGAGCCCTTCAATAGTTCTCCAGCAAAGACACTGGCTAcacatttgaatgcttaaatggttctctatGGGTGAAATGATGGGGAAAAGGTCCTATATACTATACTACGAGTTAAACAACCCAATTGTGTGTAGTTTAGGATACAGGATCGATAACGTATCGATAACGTTTTATGCAAACGTTCGAGCACCTCTGGTCAAATTTTCTAAAGGA from Salminus brasiliensis chromosome 7, fSalBra1.hap2, whole genome shotgun sequence encodes:
- the cdk5r2a gene encoding cyclin-dependent kinase 5 activator 2a, whose protein sequence is MGTVLSISPTSRKGGVVDEKAAEAGRGASGKAEKTLKRHSVLISALTWKRLVAASAKKKSAKKVNPNPPAAQLGNPVEQLNTENLKKSQSGSERKKPGPLAVPVPTVPDKNLRAGQAPNGSQSGKQLLSVQRQPSGRAVISPRRVVVQASTGELLRCLSEFMCRRCYKLKELSPNEIILWFRNVDRSLLIQGWQDQGFITPANLVFVYLLCREAVTEDVSSEYELQATFLTCLYLAYSYMGNEISYPLKPFLVETNKEVFWERSLRIIERMSAKMLRINADPHFFTEVFQDLKNEGGSKDADGKWTSNLDR